The Enterococcus sp. 7F3_DIV0205 genome has a window encoding:
- a CDS encoding ABC transporter ATP-binding protein produces MAYIDVINEYKRYHMGDTTIAANDGITFSVEKGEVAVILGPSGAGKSTVLNILGGMDSCDEGQIVIDGTDIAKFNEKQLTTYRRNDVGFVFQFYNLVPNLTTKENVELASQIVSDALNPEEVLKSVGLGARLDNFPAQLSGGEQQRVTIARAIAKRPKLLLCDEPTGALDYETGKQILTILQETARNTGTTVIIITHNSAIAPMADRVIRINDAKVRSVTINDEPKPVSEIEW; encoded by the coding sequence ATGGCGTATATTGATGTAATAAATGAATATAAAAGATATCATATGGGAGATACCACAATAGCTGCAAATGATGGGATCACCTTTTCCGTAGAAAAAGGGGAAGTAGCTGTCATCTTAGGTCCAAGTGGTGCTGGGAAATCAACTGTATTAAATATTTTAGGTGGAATGGATTCTTGTGATGAGGGGCAGATCGTAATCGATGGAACGGATATTGCCAAATTTAATGAAAAGCAATTAACAACATATCGCAGAAATGATGTTGGATTTGTTTTTCAATTTTATAATTTAGTGCCTAATTTAACCACAAAAGAAAATGTTGAGTTAGCTTCTCAAATCGTTTCGGATGCATTGAATCCGGAAGAAGTCTTGAAATCAGTTGGTTTGGGCGCTAGATTAGACAATTTTCCGGCACAATTATCTGGTGGTGAGCAACAACGAGTGACGATTGCCAGAGCCATTGCCAAGCGTCCTAAATTGTTATTATGCGACGAACCTACAGGTGCCTTAGATTATGAAACGGGAAAACAAATATTAACAATTTTACAAGAAACTGCTCGTAATACTGGTACGACTGTTATCATCATCACACATAATTCTGCGATTGCACCAATGGCGGATCGCGTGATTCGCATTAATGATGCCAAAGTTAGAAGTGTAACGATCAACGATGAACCAAAACCTGTATCCGAGATAGAATGGTAG
- a CDS encoding DNA/RNA non-specific endonuclease, giving the protein MARKKQKPPFSPAVMLVAVLIILVLGVFGVQVPTDIQEMFGIHTQEQTKSSTTKPVSSTNPGPKELGAANFSAAELADSKKGWIDYHALDSLGRATGADALLKPAMVNTGTSANKDIRPPGFVSGLEPTSHSRGHLIGRQLGGSGDDARNLTTLYQTPVNTPFMTKYENQIRQALDNGETIRYRVTPVYEGTELLCKQIDLEAKGLGKNTTIDFRVTILNEK; this is encoded by the coding sequence ATGGCAAGAAAAAAACAAAAGCCACCGTTCAGTCCAGCAGTTATGCTCGTGGCAGTTTTAATTATTTTAGTTTTAGGAGTATTTGGGGTACAAGTCCCAACTGACATTCAGGAGATGTTCGGAATTCACACACAGGAACAAACGAAATCAAGTACGACAAAACCTGTAAGTTCGACGAATCCTGGGCCTAAGGAACTTGGAGCTGCAAATTTTTCAGCCGCTGAGTTAGCTGATAGTAAAAAAGGTTGGATTGATTATCACGCTTTAGATTCACTTGGTCGGGCAACTGGCGCTGATGCTTTATTGAAACCAGCAATGGTCAATACAGGTACATCCGCTAATAAGGATATTCGCCCACCCGGTTTTGTTTCTGGTTTAGAACCAACCTCTCATTCTAGAGGACATTTGATTGGACGGCAGCTTGGCGGTTCAGGTGATGATGCAAGAAATCTCACCACTCTTTATCAAACACCTGTAAATACACCTTTTATGACTAAATACGAAAACCAAATCCGTCAAGCCTTAGATAATGGAGAAACGATCCGTTATCGGGTCACACCAGTTTATGAAGGTACTGAATTATTATGTAAACAAATCGATTTAGAAGCAAAAGGCCTGGGTAAAAATACCACCATTGATTTTCGTGTTACGATATTGAATGAAAAATAG